The stretch of DNA AAAATGCCTTGAGCTTTCTGCTGTTTGCGGGCGTACTGCTGGTGCTGGTCGGCGTTGCCCGCCCCGCCAACGCCGACCCGATCGCCGAAAAGAGCCCCCAGTACGCCGAGATCACCCAATCGCTGGGCGAACTGACCCAGCTCCAGGCCGACCCCAACGCCGACCTGGAGGCCGCTGGCTACAGCGCCGCCTCCCTGGCCCAAAAAATCTCTGACCTGCGCTTCCAAAAGTACATCCAAGAGACCAGCGAAGACTACGGCATCTGTAGCAACACCACCGCCGCCACCGTCGGCGTCTACGGCTACGACCCCGATCGCAAAAACGCCACCCCCGAGATCGCCTACCTGGGCGCTGGCCAAACCACCGACGACGACTGGGCCTGCACGGGCGTATTTCTGCCCGCCGATGCCACCGTTGCCGGGCTTGACCTGGGCGGGGAGGGCGCAATTGCCTCACTAGTCGATGGCACCCGCCTCACGATCAGTGAAAATTCGACCACGGGCGCGATCGAGTTCGATGCCCCCATCTACAAGGTGCTGAAAGCCGCCGATACTACTACGCCCCTACCCCAGCTCAGCCTGGGCGATGTCGCCGCCCAGGTGGCGAATGCCCCGGTTGATTAGAGAGTGGATGAGTGGATGAGTGGATGAGTGGATGAGTGGATGAGTGGATGAAGTCGAGAAGCAAACACCCCATCACCCCACCACCCCATCACCCCCTACCCATCTACCCATCCACCCCCTACCCATCTACCTCCCACTGGGAATACTAAAACTACATCCATCCATCTATAAAAAAGCAGGCCATTATGCAAACTCCCCTTCCCCATAGACGTTCAAAGCAGGCGATCGACTGGCAGCCGATCCTCGATCAGATGATTGAGGATCCGCGCCACCACACCCCCGCTTACCCCGGCGACCTGAAAGCAGCTCTGCTGCACCACGCTGGGATGAGCCACCATCCCAAGGGCGAGGCGACTTACCAACTGGCGCGGGAGATTGCGCGATTGACCACCTGCTGCGACCCAGAGATTGCCTACTGGTTTTCGCGCCTGGTGGAGCTGATGGACGACAACCCAGAATAAATGACGCGAAATGGTTCTGTGGCGCAGATCCCAGGGTTTTTGAAAAACCCTGGGATCTTGGTTTTTAGGAACGCGCCTGGCACTGAATGGCTACTCCAGCAGCACGGTTTTGGTCATGATCACCATCCACTGGTGGGGGGTGGGGGCGGGGCTGGCGGCGCTCTGGGGCACGGGGATGGGGTCGCTCCAGTCGTTGGGGTCGGCATAGCCGAAGCTATGGAGGATTTTGATGGTGCGATCGATCCCGGCGAGGCTGCCGTAGAGCATGTGGCGGACTTTTTCGGGGGTGAGGGGCCGGGTGGCGCTGTGGCTGCCGCCAGAGTTGGGCGGCAGCGGTAGGGAACCGGCCTCTGGGCTGTCGTTGGAGTCGGGGTCGAGATGGTCAAACATGGGTTCTGCTTCCTTACTTGCATTTGCAGTGAGTAAGCCCTGCCTGCAATCCCCTCCTGGGAGGGGCAGGGGTGGGTGCAACCCAGGCAGGTCACCGGCTTACTCGCGGTAAGCAGCCGGATTGTTGCTAAGGCTGGCCCGCCCCGCCCTACGGGCACCCCTCCGAGGAGGGGAAAGGGCTGAGGGAAACAGAACGCGAAAACCCTAGCCACCCACGCTTGAAGTGCAAACTGAGGGGGCTAGGGTACCATTGACCGTAGCCTCGCAATCTGCGTGCTAGATTTGCGGGGTCAGCTGTTCGTAGGTGGTGCAAACACCTGCGGACAGCGCTAACGTTTTCGAGTTCTGTGTGGTGACCGTTCTACTCAAACGGCTTAAGGAATGAGAATACTGGTACAGACGCTCCCCGTCAACCGTGGAGCCTTGATTGTAAACGAGCTGAAATTGTCATGGGCGGTGTGAAGGAGCCACCGCTGGATAAGACATCTGTGAAGGTGCTTATCCGTCAAAAATGCTGGATAAACACCCCAATTTTCCTAATTAACCCTCAAATGTGCCGGATAACACCCCAAAACCCAGGGCTTATCCAGCAAATATACTATCTAATACCTTAAGATCTGGGTGTTATCTCGTGGATTTGCCAGATAATACCGGAAGTATAGGGTCTTATCTAGCAGATCTGACACTTAATCCATAGTTATGCCGCAAGCTATAAAATGAACGACGAACTGTAGATGAACGAAACCTCTGCTTTAGACTTTAATGATTCCGCAGATGACTGTGTCCATTCGCATCCGATTCCTGCATCGGAATTGCATTCGTACCGTGTCGATAGCGATCCCCACAGCGAACAGGACATCGCGCGTTATGTCGAAATCGAGGCACAAGAAGAGGTATTGCACATCGAGAAGATAAAACAAGAAGCCGTCTTGGGTGACATCTATGAGATGTGGGATGTTACTACGGATCAAAATAGGTGGTGGGTGCTTACGAATCTGACTAACCTCTATTCGCAGGAGCATTTCCCAAGTCTCGATTACACTCTGTCGTTTCATATCGGGCTGATGATGCGGCTACGGAGCCGACCGCAGGGTGCCGATGCAGATGATCCATCCCCATTTGATGAGGTCTTTCGCCGCCAAGTACAAGCAAAACGCCAATATGAGCGTGCAGTTGAGGCTGTAGATTATCAAGCAGTGGGTATGCAACTTCGTGAGTGTCTAATTTCACTCATCGCTACTGTTCGCCGAAAAATTGAAATTGATTTGGACATCGAGCGCCCCCAAGATGCCAATGTAAAAGAGTGGAGTAACCTACTACTAGACCAAATCTGTCGGGGTAGCAGCAATCAACGCCTCCGCAAGTATCTCAAGAATACTGCTAGCCAGACGTGGGAACTTGTCAACTGGCTGACGCATGATCGCGATGCGGATAGTACAGCCGCTTCTCTTGCGTATTCATTGTGACACTCCTAAGTCAGTACAAGTTTACATGGAGTGTCAGATAAAGTCTTGACTATTACACACTATGGTTGGACATTTTGTTCAACTTTTGATGCGAGATCGAACCGACAACACAGAGGAGTGTCCAGTTTGCAAATCGCGCAATGTTCGTACACATTATGACCCGATGATCGAACCAGATGGTGATTACTACATGACTTGTGGTGAGTGCGAGTGGAACACACATCCAAATCCGGAAAGTATGTGAAGCTCATAATTGTACAGGTGTGGCATAATCGGGATAGGGAGAATCCTCACGAATCCCCCCTCCCACACCACCCATCGTGCGGCTCCGCAATGGGCGGTTCTCAACCTACCTGCTAGACGAAGTAACACCCTGGGGGTCGAGATCTTTGTCTACATCCACCGGCCCCAGGAAGATTTTTCGGATTTGCTGATGCGCTGGCGGCACACGCAGATTTTGATCGATCGCGGCTACGAGTGGCTGCTGCCCCAAAAGTACCAGCACCTGCTCAGCGACGGCACCGACAAAAGCCACCCGCTGTTTGTGGTGTTTCCCGAAACGCCAGGGCACATTCTTCAGGGGTTGCAGGGGGCGGGGCTGCCCACGGTCATTCTGCCCTTCGATGCCGAGGTAATGGAACCGGCTGAGACCCCCAGTTCCCTTGACCTGGGCGACATTCCCGAGCTAGACGACATCGACCCCAGCGCCCTAGAGTCCCCCGATGAGTAAGCGCTGGCCTCTCTTTCAGTCCCCGGTCTGGCACTGGGGACGCTGGTTTTTGCTGGGCTTTTTGGCCCTGAGAATCGGCTTTTGGCTGACGGCTTTCCCCAACCCCGACGAAGCCTACTACTGGCTGTGGGGGCAGCGTCCGGGCTTTTCCTACTACGACCATCCGCCGTTTCACGCCTGGGTGCAGGGGCTGTTTTCGGTCCTGGGCCGATCGCCTCTGGTACTGCGGCTGCCCAACGCCATCAGCAGCGGCATACTGGGGCTTACTTTCTACCGCATCTGCCGCTATCTCTACGGCGACCAGGCCCGCGATCGCCTCTGGCTGGTGGTGCTGCTGGGCCTGTCATCGCCGCTGTTTTTCTGGTACCTGGGCCTGGCCTGGCACGACCACTGGCTGGTCACCTTTGCGGTGATCAGCAGCTTTTTGTTTGTGCGCTACGTGGATGAAGCAGTAACCAATCCGGCTGGGAGCGGCAGAGACCTATACGGTGCCGCTCTATTTCTGGGCCTGGCCGGCCTGTGCAAGTACAATGCGCTCTTCGTGGGGCTGGGCTTTTTTGCCCTGGTGGTGAGCGACAAAACGCGGCGGTCGCTGCTGCGCGATCGCCGCCTCTACCTGGCCCTGGGGCTGCTCCTGCTGGTGCTCTCGCCGATCTTGATCTGGAATATCCAGCACGACTTTTTTTCCTTTCGCTTTTACCCAAAATGACCACATCGTCCACATAGCGGGTAAAGCGGTGGCCCCGGCGTTCCAACTCTTGGTCGAGGTCATCCAACAGGATGTTGGCGAGCAGCGGCGACAGGGGCGACCCTTGCGGTGTCCCCCACTCTGGGGCCTGTACTACCCCCTCGACCATGACCCCGGCTCGCAGGTATCGGCCTATCAAGGCTAGCAGGGTCTTATCCCGCACTTTGCGGGCGACTCTTGCCATTAGGACATCGTGGTTTACGGTGTCAAAGAACTTTTCCAAGTCCAAATCCACCACCACCCGATAGCCTTCCTTGACGTATGCCTTCACCTGTTTAATCGCGCCGTGGGCACTGCGGTTGGGACGACACCCAAAGCTGAACTCGGAAAACTCCGGCTCAAACAGTGGCGTCAGCACCTGTGAGATGGCTTGCTGGATCACCCGGTCTAGGACTGTTGGAACTCCCAACAGCCGCTCTCCCTTGCCCCCTGGCTTGGGGATGACGACCCGTCGCACCGGAGCAGGGCGGTAGCGTCCATCTCGTAAGGTTTGGCGAATCTCTCCCCAGTGAAGTCGGGCGTAGGCCGCAAAGTCGTCCAGCACCATCCCGTCTATGCCGGGGGCACCTTGATTGGACTTCACTTGCTTCCACGCTCGGTGCAGGTTCTCTGAGTCGAGGACTCGCTCCATCAAATTCGTCTCTAAGGCTGGCTGCATGGGTCTACGCCAGTCCGCTTCTCCCCCATTCGGGTTCATCAAAACGGCTGAGTTTGTCATGGCTCCTCCTTTCTTGGTTAAGTTCGGCCCTTCGCCCTATCTGGCCCATTACAGGCCAGCGTTTGACTACTATGACCTCGGCTGACTTCTGCCCCCTTCAACGTTTGTTGCCAATCGTTGGGCCGTCCTCAATGCCTTAGGGTTCTGTGGCTACCCGGCCGTTTCCGGCCAGACCTCAATCAGACTCCCCTAGCCTCAAGGACTGCCAAAAGGGCAGACCTCCCCAGATAAGACCGTGAACTGTCGATGCGCAACCGCGTCATTTACCGTATCCCCTGAACCAAAAGGCTTCGTTGTGTTGTGCCAACTCGCCCCAGAAACTCGGCCTTCTATGACGTTTCTGTTCGTCGGCTCGCACCTTTGCCGCTGGCTTCCTCCAGACCCTCCCTCGCGGAAACGCCCTTGCCTTTAGCTAGTGGTTGTCCATCTCTCGGCTCCTATGACTTGCGAGCATTTGGATGGCTGGTTCTCCCACAGGGGACTTTCACCCCATTAGTTCACGCCCATGCTGGGCGTACACCCCAATGCACCCGACCGTTAATAGGTTATCTAAGAGCGTTCAGGGTTGTCTGCGGCGGGTGATTGGGAACGTTAGTCTGTTCTTGCTGAAGCTTCGTTGACCTGTAAGCCAGATAAAACCCGGTTTCTGGAGATGGTAAGAGGAAGCTGTGAAGCTATAGTTGAGCCTATCCCTGACAGTATGCACGAGTGTACATACTATAATTGAGATGGTCTACCAGTGGAATAGGGATAAGGCCACGGCCAACCTGCGTAAGCATGGTATTGACTTTGCTGATGCTGTAGCCGTTTTCTCCGACGACCTAGCCCTTACCATTCCAGACGAGCGATTTGACGAAGAGCGGTTCGTCACGATCGGATTAGATGGGTTCGGTCGGGTTCTGGTAGTGGTCTACACCCTGCGAGGCGAAGCGATTCGGGTCATCTCAGCCCGCAAAGCAAGCAGGCAAGAGCGGCAGCAATACGAGGAAGGATAACTATGGAAACCGAATACGATTTTAGGCAGGGAAAGCGAGGCGCGGTTGACCCGACACCATCAGGCAAAACGCGTATCACGATCCGGCTTGATGATGACATCCTGGCGTGGTTTCGTGAGCAGGTTCATAGTGCAGGCGGGGGAAACTATCAAACCTTGATTAATGAAGCCTTGCGTCAACATATTCAGACTATTCGCCAACCCCTTGAGGAAACCCTACGAAAAGTAGTTCGTGAAGAACTTGAACGCATTGAGAGGTAAAGCTGTTGCTGAGGACAAACACCCCGCCGCAACGGACGGTAGCAAGCTTGTCGGTTAGAAAGGTATCGTAAACTCATAGCGTTGCCCGCAAAGCACCTGCGCCCATAGAGCGATCAGGCCCAAGCCATGACCCTCCAAGAATTGCAAGCCCATCTTCTCGCCCTAACCCCTGCCGAAAAAGCCGAAGCGGTGCAGCTTTTAGTACAAAGCCTCAGCAACACCTGGCCGGCATCGAAAAAGCACCTGGCATTGTCGGCGGCGATGCCTGCATTGCCGGTACCCGCATTCCCGTTTGGGATCTGGTGCAGTATCGCCGCTTAGGGGCTACCGACGCCAAAATTTTGGAAGCCTACCCCCAGCTTACAGCCATTGACTTAGCCAATGCCTGGCACTATGTCGACATCTATCGGTCTGAAATCGAGGCTGCCATCCGTGAGAACGAGGCCGCCTAAGGGTGATACGACTTTATGCTGACGAACAGTTTCCGTTTCCGGTAGCTCAACGGTTAAGAGCCTAGGGCTACGACATTCTCACCGTGCAAGAGGCCGGGCAAGCCAATCGACGCATTCCAGATGAGGAGGTTTTGCAGTTTGCAATCAGTCAAGATCGGGCCGTCATTACTCAAAATCGGCGAGACTTTATTAAACTCCACAATCAGTCTTCTGCCCATGCAGGAATTGGGCACTGGTCTGTTAAGAGGAGATACATTGAAACCCTCTCAGGCAGAGAAGTTCCTGGGTGGATAGCAAGCGACTACACAAGCCGATCGCCATGGCCGGAGTCGTCCGTTTGCCCAGTCCCCAGTGTGGCCTGACCCAGTTGTGGAGGATCCGCTGAACATCCAAGGTTCGTTGCAATCCATCACGAGTCTTAGCATAGAGGTTTTGACGCCGACGATAAGCGCTGCATCGCCGCCTCAGGGCGGCATTGTGAGCCTCGTTATGGTTGGCATGCACCTCGGCTAGCGGGCTAACCGCGGTGTAGGGATGCTCGGGTCTCACCCACACGACCCGCCTGAGACCTTGAGACCCACCCCCAACGCTGCCGCCAGTTTATAAACCGCCTGCTCATACTTTTTAGCGGACAGGCTATTCATCTCCAAGAACGCTTTAGCCGCTTCACCCACCATTACTACATCATTATCCAACTCTAACCAAGCCATGTCTTGAGGACGACCAGCGGTACTCACCCCGGATAGAACGACTGAAGATAACCCATCTGCCACTTCCGCTCCCATCCAAATCGGAGCGCATTGATCTAATTGGACCTGGTAGAACAGCTTGGAGGCCGACGAGCCTAGATCAGCGGCTAACTGAACCATAGGGGGGATAACTGCAGAAAGTTTCATTGTGAAACCTAGAACGCTACTCCTTCACCATAGGGCTATCTAACCTCAAAGGATTCAAAAGGTTAATTAAATTTACTTTTAAGCCAGAAATGCTCGAAAAATGGTTATACAATGTTAGCTAGATCAGGTCATGTTCTCAGTGCTACGCCCCCTCTGAGGGGCTTCGCGGAAAGGCTACACAGTACGCCAGGGTTTTGGCAAAAACCGGGCAACGGCCCTCCCCCCAGGGTTTCTACCGTTTTTGAAGACGCTGCCGCTCTCGCCTCAGGGTGGCGTCATATTTTTAACCCAGCTTCTCCATGCTTTCCACGAGCAACCTCTCCGCCGCTCAAGCGGAGACCTACTACACCCACGAGGACTATTACTCGGCAGAAGAAGCGGCTCATCCGACAAAGTGGGTGGGGAAAGGGGCTGCGTCGTTGGGGTTGGCTGGGATTGTCAATCAGCAGGAATTCAGCCAGATGCTTTCTGGGCAGGCTCCGGACGGGCGATCGCTGATGGGGAAGGTGGTCGATCCAGAAAAGCGGCGGGCGGCAACAGACTTTACCTTTAGTGCCCCCAAGAGCGTCAGCATCGCAGCCCTGGTGCAGCAGGATGAGCGGGTGTTGGCGGTCCATCATCAGGCGGTCGCGAAGGCGCTGTCGGTGTTGGAAGAGCGCTATGCCCAAACTCGAATTTCGACAGAAGCAGGGAGAACCAAGGTGACGACAGGGAATATCGCCGCAGCGGTGTTCACTCATTCCACCAGCCGGGAGGCGGAGCCGCAGTTGCATAGCCATTGTGTGGTGATGAATGCGACGCAGCTGGAGGATGGGCGGTGGTTTAGTTTGAGCAATGAGGGGGCGATCGCCAACCAAAAGCTCCTCGGCCAGATCTACCAGAATGAACTGGCCGTCGCGCTGAGGCAGCAGGGCTACCAGATTGAGCCGAAGGCTCAAGAGAAGGGAGTCCAAATTAGCATGGCAGAAGTCGGACAAGCTTGGCAGAACGGCTATGCCGAACGATTAATGAGAACCATAAAAGAGGAGGAAGTTGATCTATCGGAATATCGAAACTTTACAGAGGCGTATCAACAGATCGAACACTTCTTGGAGGATGTGTATATGAAGAAAAGAATCCATTCCTCTCTAAGTTATCTAACACCTGAAGAATACGAACAAAAATGGAATGAACAACAAAAGAAAAAGCATGATATAAAAGAGTAGATCTCTTAATTCCCTTGATCTACTGTCCGAATCTAAGGGTTCACTTCACCTTTCACTTTCATGGCGACTTCCAGGCCATACCGCCAGACTTTTCGGGTGCGATACCGACTGGGACACTCCCTCAGGGCCAAATAGACGCTAGCCAAGTCCCACAGTGCTTTAGCATAGCGGTGTTCTCCATCGGTAAACCAGCGAATGAACGGGCAGCGTTTGGCCCACTGCCAGGCCTGTTGGGTTCCCCGTTGAAACAGCAGTTCGTCTTTGTGCCCGGCCATCGCTGAGACCCAGTAGCGGCTCTGGCGCTCAATAAAGTGAATCGTCCACCCTTGGGCGCTACTGGGGGGGACGGTTCTCGCCCACGCGAGTGTAGACTTCATCGCCTTCCAGCGTTACCTCTCGACCACCTGGGGCCGGCGGTGACCAGGCATCCGCTTGACGGGCTAAGCGCTCTTCCCACCGCAAAATGGTAGAGTGCGACGCCCCAAACAAGCGACCGGTTGCTCTCACTCCCAGGCCTTCGCTGCGACCATTGAGGGCGGTCGCAACCACTGAACTCGGGGTGCGCAGGCGAGCCATCGGGGTGCCGGTTCGGTCGTTAAAGCACTTGCTGCAACCCTTACAGCGATAGCGCTGAAGCACAGTGCCGTCCGAAAGCGACTCTCGC from Leptolyngbya sp. KIOST-1 encodes:
- a CDS encoding ArnT family glycosyltransferase, which produces MSKRWPLFQSPVWHWGRWFLLGFLALRIGFWLTAFPNPDEAYYWLWGQRPGFSYYDHPPFHAWVQGLFSVLGRSPLVLRLPNAISSGILGLTFYRICRYLYGDQARDRLWLVVLLGLSSPLFFWYLGLAWHDHWLVTFAVISSFLFVRYVDEAVTNPAGSGRDLYGAALFLGLAGLCKYNALFVGLGFFALVVSDKTRRSLLRDRRLYLALGLLLLVLSPILIWNIQHDFFSFRFYPK
- a CDS encoding DUF433 domain-containing protein, which codes for MPVWDLVQYRRLGATDAKILEAYPQLTAIDLANAWHYVDIYRSEIEAAIRENEAA
- a CDS encoding BrnT family toxin, whose protein sequence is MVYQWNRDKATANLRKHGIDFADAVAVFSDDLALTIPDERFDEERFVTIGLDGFGRVLVVVYTLRGEAIRVISARKASRQERQQYEEG
- a CDS encoding DUF5615 family PIN-like protein — translated: MLTVQEAGQANRRIPDEEVLQFAISQDRAVITQNRRDFIKLHNQSSAHAGIGHWSVKRRYIETLSGREVPGWIASDYTSRSPWPESSVCPVPSVA
- a CDS encoding BrnA antitoxin family protein, producing the protein METEYDFRQGKRGAVDPTPSGKTRITIRLDDDILAWFREQVHSAGGGNYQTLINEALRQHIQTIRQPLEETLRKVVREELERIER
- the mobF gene encoding MobF family relaxase, with product MLSTSNLSAAQAETYYTHEDYYSAEEAAHPTKWVGKGAASLGLAGIVNQQEFSQMLSGQAPDGRSLMGKVVDPEKRRAATDFTFSAPKSVSIAALVQQDERVLAVHHQAVAKALSVLEERYAQTRISTEAGRTKVTTGNIAAAVFTHSTSREAEPQLHSHCVVMNATQLEDGRWFSLSNEGAIANQKLLGQIYQNELAVALRQQGYQIEPKAQEKGVQISMAEVGQAWQNGYAERLMRTIKEEEVDLSEYRNFTEAYQQIEHFLEDVYMKKRIHSSLSYLTPEEYEQKWNEQQKKKHDIKE